The following is a genomic window from Malus sylvestris chromosome 12, drMalSylv7.2, whole genome shotgun sequence.
tttttttagatttttcgttagtttttttttctttttttttaattttttatttgtacactAAAAATAGGGGACAACCAATTGATGACAAACCATGGTTATTCACCCATTCCGGACCCGGAGAAACTATAGGGAATTTCATTATGCCCATCGTCACAGTCAAGCAGACTCACGATATATATGTACGATGGCAATATTTGATTGGATGGGGGCCATGCCTCATTTGGCATGTTTGAATCAAGATCCTGTTTGTGAGGATCTTGGGAATCcgtgaatcgtgtccgttcatcgtacatcgtgcggtcagtttttgtcagatactgtttgtgttcaattttaatttatatttaatagGATGCTATTTTTTGAATACATAAGTGTCAAAAAGTAATTATAGCCAAAATATCAACTATTGAATTCCATGTTGCTTCTGCAATCATTTACCATTCTAAAACCATTATTGAACCATTACTCTATATTCAATCCTTGTAGCCTGTAAATGAGTTGTGGAAATAATTCTAGTCAAAGTTGGAAAGATTATGTAGTGTGCTAGGTAGAGAGGAAAGTAAGAGGACTTACTTTTCCACCACAGCGTCACCTCCAACTTTGTTCCAAACAACGTCCCAGTATCTGTATTATAAGTTTGACATAAATCAAAGTTCAAACGAACGACAGATTATGCATGTATttagtaaacaaaagaaatcAGCGCTGATATTTGTATATCGCAGATATAAAACTGTGTAGTTGCCCTCTATTCGATAAAGGCATTGAAAATCAAAAGATAATGGTGAATTGGTGATGCAAATGCTAAGATTAGCAATTAGATTAGCTTTTGTTCTACAATTGGGGATGCAGATGCTAAGATGGCTTTGGAAAACAAAGTAAATGGAGTCATACCCTTCCAAATCAAGAGAAGCAATTTGGCAAAATTTATCATAAATTAGAGGCATACCTTTCTGAAGTGTGGAATCAGAGTCAGCACAAAACTGGTAGTACcctgaaattaacaataaattaaacaaattggATGATAAAAACCAAAACAGAGAATCCCTAAGACGCAATTAAGAGGGAAAGAGAGTACATGTACGATGAAGTTCAGATTAAGAGGGTGTGATTTAGCTTCTGGATTACACAGGGCAAGGTTGTAACCTATATTCATATTAGAGATGAGAGTAGAATCGAAAGCACTCCCAATATTATACACCGTATTTTCCTTCAACCTAAAAATAGAATTAACCCTTCACATGTTAGGTTACGAAAATGAGTAAAGTCTAAAATATCAATTTCAATTTAATACTGACCAAAtctcaataaaaataaaagtaaagcaaagaagaaacacacacacacacacacacaccatgcCTAGCATGTACATTTGCTTACCCACATGAAAAAGAATACACATGtgaataaaattagacatttttAAACCTTTACCGTCCTGACCACTATGAAAAGCTTTGTCACAGCTGCAGTCATAGATTGCAAAACCACGCCTCTTCTTTACTTGGGTCTTCTTAATCCTCTCCTTAATTTCACTGCAAaattcacacacatatataaatgattaacCAGGGTCCTTGTAGAACAAAACTCAAAACTGAAGTTCTCATCCTAATCAATTGATTCAATGTATAACAAATACACATAAATATTAAAGAGTAACGTGCCATGTTGAACAAAACAAATGATTGAACAACTTAAGGAGTGTGTCTGGGAATGCTTCGGCAAGGCTAAAAGCATTTCCAGATACCAAAATTTGAGCAGAAATAACTAAAAGTGTTATTGAATAGAATTAAATTGCAGTATCAATAGACTTCAATATTAACCGTTTACTCTGAAAATACACGACAACTATGAATAGAATTAAATTGTAAGTGAACTAATATTTTGTACCATAAATATATAAGGGATATAAAATTACACAGATATACATAATGCATAAAGTCTCACATGTTTGCGAAACGAAAACGCTACAAATCCAAGATATACGGCCAATTAATTCTTCAACCACTAATGGATCGCTGAATATTCTTAGCTGCCTTTGTAGTTTTTGTCTGTCATATTCAAACACAACTcaggaaaaataaatataaacacaaagagagaagaagatatAAGACAATTACCTCTGTTTTGGCAGGAAGCTCATTCCCAAACATAAAAACGGATATCTTCCTAAGCTTGTATTATATAAGCCTGTATTATGTAGGTAGTGTACTCAATGAATATGCTTTTGAAAAAAGATCAACAAACGTGATTTGACATGCTAATTTACTGAAAGGATTTGACAAAAAAGACTTTGGGATTAGAGACCTTATAAACGAATGATGCACATACAGATCTTAATATGGGTAAAATACCAGCTGAATTTAATAAGAAAGAATTTAGACCATAATACTATAATTGATGATTAAATCAAGAACTCACTGACCATCTTCTTCCTTGATGAAACACTTGAGAAAGAAAGCGAAGCAGCTTTGAATCTCAGCTGCTGAAGACTTTGTTCTTCTTCCCCAACTCCTCCAAAACTCCCAGAAGAGAACTTTTCATGCAACTTCTGTCCAACAGCtgcaaaaaaaatatcaaatttaaacACCAATTCCAAAAATAAAGCAAGattcaaccttgcccgacaggTTAAATCTTGCCCGACTTTTAATCCCTAAGCCTTTGTAACCATAAAGAGAAGAAGCTGCACAAGattcaaccttgcccgacaagttAAATCTTGCCCGACTCTCTTTATTCAGTTTTTTATTTAGTAGATCTAGCCTTGTAATGTATTTCTCAGtatatatgcaagttatttctggCTACTTATTGATGTAAAGTTCCATCAAATCCCAGATCTGGTTTGTGTAAAGGTTTCCACTATCAGAAAACATAAAAGTGGACTATAACTGATGAACTAACTAGATATGAAACTCTATCCTTCAAAGCATACAAGATAGATAAAAGTCattgatctcaaggcatagaaaagaacttaatatAGACTTAACTCATCTActacaatcctttgataaacaAAAAGTcagagtaacttggggcgcaagtaatctgCCTAATCaaacttgttctacatctgccatacggagatggcagtggcacgcctccGCATATAGTTGGTtctgattgtgagcctcaaggcctatacctaaggccccacaaaggcaccttttaAGACTAACTATAGACTCATGGTGCAGCCTTTTAACAAGCAGGAGCCCGACAAGCAAATCAAGTGCCAATCTCGCGGGagagctgtgtgctcgagctAGGAACATCCACCACACCTGATTTCCTGCCCGAACATAGTTTTTGACACGCCCTGTAGGATCTCCAAATCGTGTATTCCAAGAAGACGAAAGAGAGAACAAACCTTCAGCTGGGGGGCAAAACAAAGAACACCCCAATACACACCAAGATCCAACATGACGAATCTCCCTGAAGACTTGCGGGAACCTGTCCTGACAAGAAGCCCGACTCCTTTTGAGAAATCAGAGGGAAAAGTTACAAATGAAGACCTACATGCCACCATGATGCACTACAAGAAATCGAATTAGTATAGGCAAAAATATTTGCCTCTAAAAACCACCAATAGGGGCAAATATATAGAAAAATTGCCCCTAATAACAAAGAGTGGTGGAAAGTAGATTCGCCCCTAAAAATGCCGTTGCTATTGTTATTAGATGCAAAAAAGGTCAAATATCCGCCcctattgtttttgtttccacGTTGGCAGGTTTTATGAATACACATAATTACAAGTAGAAACATCCGCCCCTAAtacttttaattatatataaaaaaaaattgagcaaaTAAATACATCCGCTCATATTACTttcatttatattaaaaaaaaaaaccacaagaTAATAAATGCATTAATCCACCTAACGTCAGTTATTGGTTTTGAATCattcaaaatattcaaaaccCAGCATGGTTCATCTTCATCTTTCCAGATCTCAAAACAAtagaataattttaaaaaaaattacaagaaaaaacattttcttCCTTCAATCTTCTCCTTTCTTTCAGTCTCAAGCTTTGTAGGCCAGATCTCTAAATGCATCTTCTTATGTTGCAGCAGCGCATGAGTCtatataaaaggaaaaaagaaaacataatgaAGCCAAATTACAAAGTAAAGTAATTTGTgcaaacaaacaagaaaaataaaacctgAATTTCAATCAATTAAACGTATAAGAAAACCGATAAACAAAGATTAACACAAGGCAATTACCTCTAAAATTGAAGGTTCTTGAGAATCTCTTTCTCACTATCAATCAAATGATATTTCTATTCCAATCTATTCATGAAATTCTCTTCCACTCTAAATTATTCAAAATCTAATGAagtgcacctgcaaaacaattcaAGATGGAAAAAGAAACTTCaatcaaaccaaataaaacGAGTTTTACCTTCTCAGTGACAAACCTTTCTTTCGGTCCTCCCGGAGTAGCAAAGGAGTAATAGACAACAAAAGATtattaagaaagaaagaaagagaggatgGATTGTGATCTGCACAAGAGAAAagatgggaagaaaaatgaaggaaaaaaggaaaactgaTGGATAGTTGTGCGGCAGTGAAGAAGGGAAACTAGAAAAATGAGGGGAAGTGGGTTTGTATTGGATTAGGGTTTAGataattgatgattttttttcctaGTAAATAATaatatccttttatttttattctttgtaaatattaatttgtaattaaatatATCCGCtttaaataggaaaaaaaatttaaataaataagtCCAAACATCCGCccctaatgaaaaaaataattaaatttaaattattattaattgaATTAGGAGCTAATTTATTCGCCTCTAATAGCTAAATAAAGTAAAAGCAGTTTTTTCCGCCCCtaaaagtaataaaattaataGAGGCGAATTATTATTTGTCTCTATTAAATTAACAGTGACAATTGCATGTTTTTGCCCCTAATGAATACTATTAGAGGCAAATTTTTATTTTCGCATCTAATATAACGCCCCTAATACTCACTTTCCCTGTAGTGATGGCTATCTTGAGAAATATAGAGTAGAGGGAGTCAAGAGAAAATATAAGCAAACTCTGTTCCCTAACGAAAAATCCACAAGGAAGGCTAGATCTAGAATATTCTGCACCAGAGAACGAAGATGCTAAAGAAAAGATGGGTGAAACCAGTCCTGTAGAGGAGCCAGTGTTTCCTTTATCGGAGGAAAAGAAGGATAAAAAGAAGGCTAATGCTAGTCAGTCATTGTTAAAAAGGGAGCCGGAGTTGCCTGAATCCTTGTTGTCAGATGGCAGGGGGCAATGCAAGTCAGAGACAAGGTGGTTACTGAGAGAGCTGCAGGCTAATATCACTTCCCCCTGCAAATCCCAGTAAATATGATCAACCTGATGTGGGcagaaaaaaggaaaggaaaagccACGTGGGAAGTAAAGACGAAAAGGAAACTAATCGACAGACCAACATAGGGAGCTATCAAGTTGCCTGAAAAGCCTGGAGCCATTATAATCAATGTCGATGCAAGTGTGAATTGGAGGTACCAACGGCAAGAGCCATCCTTGATCAAGAGTTgatcaagaagaaagaaaatgagtaGCAGGGAAGACGCATTATGCAGATAAACAAGAATGAGACATCTCGGAACGTCTTCCAAAGGTTAGGGGGGATTCTCAGTCTAAAAACTTATTAGAAGTGTTCAGGAACTATGAAGCTTCGGAAGAGGTGGAAGGCAAGGATGCCAAGATACCAAGATGGAAAAAGGTGGGACCACCCCAGCCAAACTATGATGGAGGAGATgttagaaaaaaaggaaaagcagTTGACCAGGGAACAAGGAAAAACCTTGCCCAACTTGGACGAATATGGTTTATAGTTGGAAAATATGAGAAGTCTGTTAAAGAAATGGGAGCATCTATGATTAAGAAGGTTCAAATGCAATATAAAGCTCACTTGAACTCATTGAAAGCCCCCACCATctcagaaaattcaagaaatgtaaagttTGAAGATACTCCTTATGAGGAAAGAAATCAACCACATTGGAAGAGTAAGAAAGAAGTGGGAAAAACAAATAGTAAAAACGAAGGGGAGGAGATCACATGCCACCAAACCCTCATCCGGGAAAATACAGAATCTTGAGGAGAGCCAGAGAAGACGTAACAATGATACCTACCCCAGGATGGAGCCCAGAGCCAATCTGTTTTGGAACCATCTCACCTGAAAGGGGGCTGCCCGCGTCATGGTTAATGGACACTGTTTGTGAGGTTCCAAAACAGATACCAAACTTTGGCATCACCAGAGAGGAAGAACTACCTAAGTTAATGTTGCCTGAATAAGCACAGGCTTGGATAGATGAATTCATGAACAGCATTGGAGCCAAGGATAGAGACTTACCCGGACCTAGTAATTTCCACATAAATATGGCGTATATGTTGTCAGCCATATGTTTTGTGCTGAGCATGATCAGCCTTCCGCAATGGAAGGTGATTACTTTGCAACAGAACCCATGATGGCACATGTTAGTATTGAAGAGCCAAAACATTGGGAGTTCAGCCAGACGGAGTTGC
Proteins encoded in this region:
- the LOC126593392 gene encoding uncharacterized protein LOC126593392 isoform X3 encodes the protein MFGNELPAKTEENTVYNIGSAFDSTLISNMNIGYYQFCADSDSTLQKDTGTLFGTKLEVTLWWKSKSSYFPLYLAHYIIFPTLTRIISTTHLQATRIEYRVMVQ
- the LOC126593392 gene encoding uncharacterized protein LOC126593392 isoform X4; this translates as MFGNELPAKTEENTVYNIGSAFDSTLISNMNIGYNLALCNPEAKSHPLNLNFIVHGTTSFVLTLIPHFRKILGRCLEQSWR
- the LOC126593392 gene encoding uncharacterized protein LOC126593392 isoform X2 gives rise to the protein MSFLPKQRLKENTVYNIGSAFDSTLISNMNIGYYQFCADSDSTLQKGMPLIYDKFCQIASLDLEGYDSIYFVFQSHLSICIPNCRTKANLIANLSICITNSPLSFDFQCLYRIEGNYTVLYLRYTNISADFFCLLNTCIICRSFEL
- the LOC126593392 gene encoding uncharacterized protein LOC126593392 isoform X1: MFGNELPAKTEENTVYNIGSAFDSTLISNMNIGYYQFCADSDSTLQKGMPLIYDKFCQIASLDLEGYDSIYFVFQSHLSICIPNCRTKANLIANLSICITNSPLSFDFQCLYRIEGNYTVLYLRYTNISADFFCLLNTCIICRSFEL